In Notamacropus eugenii isolate mMacEug1 chromosome 1, mMacEug1.pri_v2, whole genome shotgun sequence, one genomic interval encodes:
- the GBGT1 gene encoding globoside alpha-1,3-N-acetylgalactosaminyltransferase 1 — protein sequence MRWRSMLLAAITLTLLSIFLVIWMLTWNWSVHYLPYYLPCPEAFSMKLPATEEKKFRPFPQLLYPQPKLLEQQRKDVLTLTPWLAPIVSEGTFNSELLNNAYRPLNLTIGVTTFAVGKYTRFVRRFLESAEEFFMQGFQVNYYIFTDDPEAIPQVPLGSGRNLSVIPIQGFSHWEEISMRRMELINKFIASRGHREVDYLYCLDVDMVFWNPWGPETLGDLVAAIHPGYFAVPRWQFPYERRPLSTAFVADGEGDFYYGGAVFGGRVEKVYEFTGGCHMAILADKANGIMAAWQEESHLNRRFISHKPSKVLSPEYLWDDRKPQPPSLKLIRFSTLDKDSINLKD from the exons ATGCGTTGGAGAAGCATGCTGCTGGCAGCCATCACCCTCACATTACTCAGCATCTTCTTGGTCATTTG gATGTTAACCTGGAACTGGTCTGTCCATTACCTCCCATATTACCTCCCCTGCCCAGAAGCCTT TTCTATGAAGTTACCAgccacagaagaaaagaaatttcgaCCTTTTCCCCA aTTACTCTATCCTCAGCCAAAGTTGTTAGAACAGCA ACGCAAAGATGTGCTGACACTTACTCCATGGCTGGCTCCAATTGTCTCTGAAGGGACATTCAACTCAGAGCTCCTGAATAATGCCTACCGACCGCTGAATCTCACCATCGGGGTCACAACCTTTGCTGTTGGGAA GTACACGAGATTTGTCCGTCGTTTCCTGGAGTCAGCTGAAGAATTTTTCATGCAAGGCTTTCAGGTGAACTATTATATCTTCACTGATGACCCAGAGGCAATACCTCAGGTTCCCCTGGGGTCTGGCAGAAACCTCTCAGTTATCCCCATCCAGGGATTTTCCCACTGGGAGGAAATTTCCATGCGTAGAATGGAGTTGATCAACAAATTCATTGCCTCCAGAGGCCATCGGGAGGTAGACTATCTCTACTGCCTTGATGTAGATATGGTGTTCTGGAATCCCTGGGGCCCAGAGACATTAGGAGACTTGGTGGCTGCCATCCACCCTGGCTACTTTGCTGTTCCTCGGTGGCAGTTCCCTTATGAAAGGAGGCCCTTATCCACGGCTTTTGTTGCTGACGGTGAGGGAGACTTCTACTATGGGGGGGCAGTCTTTGGTGGTCGAGTAGAAAAAGTGTACGAGTTCACAGGTGGCTGTCACATGGCCATCCTGGCAGATAAGGCCAATGGCATCATGGCTGCCTGGCAGGAGGAGAGCCACCTGAATCGGCGCTTCATTTCCCACAAGCCCTCCAAGGTCCTGTCCCCTGAGTACCTCTGGGATGACAGGAAGCCCCAGCCACCCAGCCTGAAGCTGATCCGCTTCTCTACACTGGACAAAGACTCCATTAACCTGAAGGATTGA